A region from the Lycium barbarum isolate Lr01 chromosome 8, ASM1917538v2, whole genome shotgun sequence genome encodes:
- the LOC132607507 gene encoding squamosa promoter-binding-like protein 9: MYKNATFYKDFDMNGNWESEMEMGSGNSSDSLNGLKFGKKIYFGNVGSTNGSSGSSSSPVKRGRGGGGGVVGGGQPPRCQVEGCQVDLSDAKAYYSRHKVCGMHSKSPTVIVAGLEQRFCQQCSRFHQLPEFDQGKRSCRRRLACHNERRRKPPSGSLFSTHYGNLSSSIFENNSSRSGSFLVDFSSHQNANESSWPNTRASDQGWDRQSTASGKFLQRPWLNNSENAANELVLQGSATGVPSGECFPGVSDSTGALSLLSNRSWGSRNRPSSLGVNSQVNIDGVHSIQPSGSHGAPTNHFSSPSSSSHEMPPDLGLGQMLQASDNPYCGELGMAQHGDGRQYMELDNSKGYHPSVQNVHWTL; encoded by the exons atgtataaaaatgccACCTTTTATAAAGATTTTGACATGAATGGGAACTGGGAGTCAGAAATGGAAATGGGTTCTGGTAATTCATCAGATTCTTTAAATGGTTTGAAGTTTGGCAAGAAAATCTATTTTGGGAATGTGGGGTCCACAAATGGAAGTAGTGGGTCATCATCATCGCCGGTGAAGAGGGGtaggggtggtgggggtggggtagTGGGGGGTGGTCAACCACCTAGGTGTCAAGTTGAAGGTTGTCAGGTAGATCTGAGTGATGCTAAAGCTTACTATTCTAGGCATAAAGTTTGTGGTATGCATTCCAAGTCACCTACTGTTATTGTTGCTGGTCTTGAACAGAGGTTTTGTCAACAATGTAGCAG GTTCCATCAATTGCCTGAATTTGACCAAGGAAAAAGGAGTTGCCGCAGGCGATTGGCATGCCATAATGAGCGCCGTAGGAAGCCTCCATCTGGATCTCTTTTCTCTACACACTATGGGAATCTTTCTTCATCAATTTTTG AAAACAATAGCAGCAGATCCGGAAGCTTTCTGGTAGACTTCAGCTCACACCAAAATGCCAACGAGAGCTCGTGGCCAAATACTAGAGCATCTGATCAAGGATGGGATCGTCAATCTACTGCATCAGGGAAGTTCCTTCAACGTCCTTGGCTGAATAATTCTGAAAATGCTGCAAATGAGCTTGTTCTGCAAGGTTCAGCTACTGGTGTTCCTTCAGGAGAATGTTTCCCTGGAGTCTCGGATTCCACTGGTGCTCTCTCTCTTCTGTCAAATCGGTCCTGGGGATCGAGGAACCGACCCTCAAGTCTTGGGGTTAACAGCCAAGTTAACATTGATGGGGTCCACTCCATTCAACCGTCAGGTTCTCATGGTGCCCCCACCAATCACTTCTCAAGCCCTAGCAGCAGTTCGCATGAGATGCCTCCTGATCTCGGTTTAGGTCAAATGTTACAGGCTTCTGATAATCCGTACTGTGGTGAGCTTGGGATGGCTCAGCATGGTGATGGAAGACAATACATGGAGTTGGACAACTCTAAGGGTTATCATCCTTCTGTTCAGAATGTGCACTGGACTCTTTGA
- the LOC132607506 gene encoding FT-interacting protein 3, with the protein MQRPPQEDFSLKETKPHLGGGKVSGDKLTSTYDLVEQMQYLYVRVVKARDLPGKDVTGSLDPYVEVRLGNYRGTTRHFEKKSNPEWNQVFAFSKDRIQASVLEVTVKDKDVIKDDFVGRVLFDLNEIPKRVPPDSPLAPQWYRLEERNGNKVKGELMLAVWMGNQSDEAFPEAWHSDAAAVSGADGLANIRSKVYLSPKLWYLRVNVIEAQDLIPSDRSRFPEVFVKAVLGNQPLRTRVSMSKTINPMWNEDLMFVAAEPFEEPLILSVEDRVGPNKDEVIGRCAIPLQYVDRRLDHRPVNTRWFNLEKHVIVEGQKKEIKFSSRIHVRVCLEGGYHVLDESTHYSSDLRPTAKQLWKSSIGVLEVGVLSAQGLSPMKTKDGRATTDAYCVAKYGQKWVRTRTIIDSFAPKWNEQYTWEVFDPCTVITIGVFDNCHLQGGDKSGGARDSRIGKVRIRLSTLETDRVYTHSYPLLVLHPTGVKKMGEIHLAVRFTCSSLVNMMHMYSQPLLPKMHYLHPLTVSQLDNLRHQATQIVSIRLSRAEPPLRKEIVEYMLDVGSHMWSMRRSKANFFRIMGVLGVVISVGKWFDQICNWKNPITTVLIHILFLILVLYPELILPTIFLYLFLIGIWHYRWRPRHPPHMDTRLSCADAAHPDELDEEFDTFPTSRSPEIIRMRYDRLRSIAGRIQTVVGDLATQGERLQSLLSWRDPRATALFVIFCLVAAIVLYVTPFQALALLIGFYTLRHPRFRYKLPSVPLNFFRRLPARTDCML; encoded by the coding sequence ATGCAGCGGCCCCCACAAGAAGATTTCTCACTCAAGGAGACTAAACCCCACCTAGGTGGAGGGAAAGTCTCCGGTGATAAGCTAACTAGCACATATGACCTTGTTGAGCAAATGCAGTATCTTTATGTTCGGGTGGTAAAAGCTAGAGATTTACCCGGGAAGGATGTTACGGGTAGTCTTGATCCTTATGTTGAAGTTAGGCTTGGGAACTATAGGGGTACGACTCGTCATTTTGAAAAGAAGTCGAATCCTGAGTGGAATCAAGTGTTTGCTTTCTCAAAGGATAGGATTCAAGCTTCTGTACTTGAAGTGACTGTGAAAGATAAGGATGTTATTAAGGATGACTTTGTAGGTCGTGTTCTGTTTGATTTGAATGAGATCCCGAAAAGGGTCCCACCAGATAGTCCGCTCGCTCCACAGTGGTATAGATTGGAGGAGAGGAATGGTAATAAAGTCAAAGGAGAGTTAATGTTGGCTGTTTGGATGGGAAATCAATCTGATGAAGCCTTTCCTGAAGCTTGGCATTCGGATGCTGCGGCTGTTAGTGGGGCTGATGGTCTTGCAAATATAAGGTCCAAAGTGTACCTCTCGCCAAAACTGTGGTACCTAAGAGTTAACGTGATTGAGGCTCAAGACTTGATTCCAAGTGACAGAAGCAGGTTTCCGGAAGTTTTTGTCAAGGCCGTCCTTGGAAATCAACCGTTGAGGACTAGAGTTTCCATGAGCAAGACCATTAATCCCATGTGGAATGAGGACCTGATGTTTGTAGCAGCGGAACCGTTTGAGGAGCCATTGATTTTGAGTGTTGAAGATAGAGTTGGACCGAACAAGGATGAGGTCATTGGAAGGTGTGCTATTCCCTTGCAGTATGTGGATAGGAGGTTGGACCATAGACCTGTGAACACGAGGTGGTTCAATCTTGAGAAGCATGTTATTGTTGAGGGACAAAAGAAGGAAATCAAGTTTTCTAGCCGGATTCACGTGAGAGTGTGTTTGGAAGGAGGCTACCATGTTCTTGACGAGTCAACACATTACAGTAGTGATCTTAGGCCAACTGCAAAACAGTTGTGGAAATCTAGCATCGGTGTTCTTGAAGTAGGTGTGTTAAGTGCTCAAGGCCTGTCACCAATGAAAACAAAGGACGGGCGGGCAACGACAGATGCCTATTGTGTAGCGAAATATGGGCAGAAGTGGGTCCGGACAAGGACAATTATAGATAGCTTTGCTCCCAAGTGGAACGAGCAATACACTTGGGAAGTATTTGATCCTTGCACTGTTATAACTATCGGTGTGTTCGATAATTGCCATCTACAAGGAGGAGATAAATCCGGAGGGGCACGGGACTCGAGGATCGGAAAGGTCCGGATCCGTCTTTCGACACTTGAAACTGATCGTGTCTACACACATTCTTATCCCCTATTGGTCTTGCATCCTACCGGGGTGAAAAAGATGGGTGAAATTCACTTAGCTGTGAGATTTACTTGCTCGTCGTTGGTGAATATGATGCATATGTACTCTCAGCCGTTGTTACCCAAAATGCACTATCTTCATCCTTTAACTGTTAGCCAACTGGACAACTTGAGGCACCAAGCCACTCAAATCGTCTCCATAAGGCTGAGTCGTGCTGAACCACCTTTGAGGAAAGAGATAGTAGAGTATATGTTGGATGTTGGTTCTCATATGTGGAGTATGAGGAGAAGCAAGGCTAATTTTTTTCGTATTATGGGTGTTTTAGGTGTGGTAATTTCCGTCGGAAAATGGTTCGATCAAATATGCAATTGGAAAAACCCTATTACGACTGTTCTTATACATATCCTTTTCTTGATACTGGTTTTATATCCGGAGCTTATTCTACCTACCATTTTCCTCTATCTCTTCCTAATCGGAATTTGGCACTATAGATGGAGGCCAAGGCATCCTCCTCACATGGATACTCGTCTTTCTTGTGCTGATGCTGCTCATCCCGATGAGTTAGATGAGGAATTTGATACTTTTCCTACTTCACGTTCACCTGAAATTATTCGCATGAGGTATGACCGATTAAGAAGTATTGCTGGGAGGATTCAGACTGTTGTTGGTGACTTGGCTACTCAAGGAGAGAGGCTGCAGTCTTTGCTGAGCTGGCGGGACCCTAGAGCGACAGCATTGTTCGTGATTTTCTGCTTGGTTGCTGCTATTGTGCTCTATGTTACTCCATTCCAAGCTCTGGCACTCTTGATCGGATTTTATACATTAAGGCATCCAAGGTTCCGATACAAGCTTCCATCTGTGCCGCTTAATTTCTTCAGAAGGTTACCTGCTAGGACAGATTGCATGCTGTGA
- the LOC132607508 gene encoding outer envelope pore protein 16-3, chloroplastic/mitochondrial has product MDEAAELRYYEDEDTPGMKTFKGATTGLVAGTLWGAIIATWHDVPRVERNVALPGLIRTLKMMGNHGVTFAAIGGVYIGVEQLVQNYRMKRDFFNGAVGGFVAGASVLGYKGRSIPTALSAGAALAVTSAIIDGLGATTRTDNGKEYYPYTTKKRVAAE; this is encoded by the exons ATGGATGAAGCTGCAGAGCTAAGGTATTATGAAGATGAGGATACACCAGGGATGAAAACATTTAAAGGTGCAACCACAGGTCTAGTTGCTGGTACTCTTTGGGGTGCCATTATTGCCACTTGGCATGATGTACCCCGTGTTGAGAGAAATGTTGCTCTTCCTGGTTTGATTCGGACATTGAAAATGATGGGAAACCACGGAGTTACCTTTGCTGCTATTGGTGGAGTCTATATAGGTGTAGAACAGCTGGTGCAGAACTATAGGATGAAAAGAGATTTTTTTAATGGAGCAGTTGGTGGATTTGTTGCTGGTGCTTCTGTGCTGGGTTACAAAG GAAGGAGTATTCCAACTGCTCTCTCTGCGGGAGCTGCACTTGCAGTCACTTCTGCTATAATTGATGGACTAGGCGCGACCACCAGAACTGACAATGGCAAGGAGTACTACCCTTACACTACGAAGAAACGAGTTGCTGCTGAATGA